TCCAGCATGGCGAAAAACCCGAGCAGGGCCAGACGGTCACCCTCGATCGCGAAGTCCTCCGAGCCGATCATGTCCATCAGGCCCGCCTCCTGTTGCAACAGGCGCAACCAGAAACCCCGTGTCAGCGTGACCGTCGCATCCGCATCGTCCAAGGATGTGACCTGGCGATGATGCATGACGCCATTGGACAGGCTGACGACATGGGTCTCACCCACGTCTGAAAAGATGAAGTTGAAGCTTCGGTCACGATCAGCCGCCCGACCACTGTCCAGCCGCGTCGCCATCGCTGCGAAGAACATGTCGAGCGGGATTTCGTTGAGGATTGCAGATCCGGCCGCCGTCGCATCGAGGGCCGCCACCCCGTTGCGCAATTCATGGGCGCCGGTCAGGTAGACGTCGCGCCAGGGCGCCGACTCAGCGGCATAACCCAATTGCTCATAGGCCCGGGCAAGGACGTCGCGCGCCATGGCGTCATCCGGCGCCGCAAAGACGGCGTGCTGCGCCAGCTCGGCAGCCCACCGGTCATCCCCCTCGTCATGCGCCTCCTGCGCCATCCGGACGACCGCATCGACGCCGCCCATCGCCTCGACATATCGCTGCGCCGCAGCCGTGCGCGGCAGCGGGTCGAGATGGGCGGGCACGGCATCATACCAGCCGAAATAGCGTTGGTAGACGGCCCGGGCATTATGCTTGAGCGTGCCGTAATAGCCCTGGACCGCGAACACCTCTGCCAGACCCTCAGGCAGGGAAATTGTCTCGGCAATCTCGTCCGGCCCCAGGCCCTGCGCGGCGAGGCGTAGCGTCTGGTCATGGATGAATTTGTAGACATCACGCTGGGCTACAAGGAAATCGGCCGCCTCGTCCTGACCCCAGACCGGCCAATGATGGGAATTGAAGATGACCTGCGTGCGCGGACCGAAACTGCGCAGCGCATCGTCGATCGCGCCCGACCAGGCCAGCGCATCGCGAACCTCGGCGCCGCGCAAGGTGTAGAGATTGTGCAGGGTGCGCGAGACCAGCTCGGCGCCGCACCAGGCCTGGAGATCAGGGAAGAAGACCGTCAGCTCGGCCGGTGCCTCGGTATCGGGAGCATACTGGAATTCCATACGCACCCCGTCGATTTCCAGAGTCTGACCCGTCCGGTCGATCACATGGGTGGGTCGGGCAATGGTGTGCGTGCCCAGGGCGGGATGCTTGCCCAGACCCGACCCGACATGGCCGCGCGGGGAGCGTGGCAGCTGGGTGCCGTACATGTAGCCGGCCCGCCGCCCCATCACGATACCGGCCATGACATTCTCGCTGACCGAAGCGTCCAGGAAGCCGGCCGGGGCGATGATCGGCGTGTCGGGCCCCGCCACCGCACCAACACCACCAAAATGATCAATATGGGAGTGGGTCAGGATGACGGCGCTGACCGGCCGCTCGCCCAGTTCGCGATTGACCAGGGCCATCGCGGCCTGCGCGGTTTCGACCGAGGTCAGCGGATCGATGATGATGCGGCCGCTCTCGCCTTCAATCACCGACATGTTGGCCAGATCATATCCGCGCACCTGATAGATACCCGGGACCACCTCGAACAGGCCATGATGATTGTTCAGGCGGGCCTGCCGCCACAGGCCAGGATGGACGCTTGCGACGGGTGGTTCCGACAGGAAATCATAGTCGGCAGCGCGCCAGATGACGCCACCGTCTGGATCGCGAATTTCCAGATTTTCATCCCGCCCGATGAGACCGCGCACAGCCAGGGCCTCATCATCCGAGGTGATCGCGCCGATCCGGACAGCCTCTCGACGGTTGGCGGCAATCGTCGAAGGTGACGCCGGATTGAAACCGTGAGAGTCAGGCCCAGAGCTGCCCTCCGCCAGTTCGATCGCGGGCTCACTCCCACTACAAGCCGCCAGCAGAGCGCCAAGCCCGACAACCATCACTATCACGCGCCGCATGAGATCCTCCCCATCACAGTATGCCCACAAGCCTAAACCCCATTTCGGGATTTGACGACGCAAATTCACGCTCAATACCACACAAGCAACCGAATTTGCTGGCATTTTCGATAAAGGCGGCTAGATTCGGCACTCTTGTCCGCCGACGGGTCTCATCGTTTGCCCCGGCAGGAGTATGCATGACGCTCGACACGATCTGGAATGCCGCCCTCGCCAGTCTCGAGATCCTCGATGACTCGACTCGTCTCGACATGGTGGGACAGGCAGAGCGTGCGCAGGTCCCGCCCGGAACTGTCATCATAGCGCAAGACGAAGCTGATGACCGGGTCTTCCTGCTTTTGCAGGGCCGCGCCCGTGTGGTTCTGCTATCCGAGAACGGTCAGGAAATCTGGCTGGACGCCTTCGAGTCAGGCGCCGTT
The window above is part of the Maricaulis maris MCS10 genome. Proteins encoded here:
- a CDS encoding alkyl/aryl-sulfatase; translation: MRRVIVMVVGLGALLAACSGSEPAIELAEGSSGPDSHGFNPASPSTIAANRREAVRIGAITSDDEALAVRGLIGRDENLEIRDPDGGVIWRAADYDFLSEPPVASVHPGLWRQARLNNHHGLFEVVPGIYQVRGYDLANMSVIEGESGRIIIDPLTSVETAQAAMALVNRELGERPVSAVILTHSHIDHFGGVGAVAGPDTPIIAPAGFLDASVSENVMAGIVMGRRAGYMYGTQLPRSPRGHVGSGLGKHPALGTHTIARPTHVIDRTGQTLEIDGVRMEFQYAPDTEAPAELTVFFPDLQAWCGAELVSRTLHNLYTLRGAEVRDALAWSGAIDDALRSFGPRTQVIFNSHHWPVWGQDEAADFLVAQRDVYKFIHDQTLRLAAQGLGPDEIAETISLPEGLAEVFAVQGYYGTLKHNARAVYQRYFGWYDAVPAHLDPLPRTAAAQRYVEAMGGVDAVVRMAQEAHDEGDDRWAAELAQHAVFAAPDDAMARDVLARAYEQLGYAAESAPWRDVYLTGAHELRNGVAALDATAAGSAILNEIPLDMFFAAMATRLDSGRAADRDRSFNFIFSDVGETHVVSLSNGVMHHRQVTSLDDADATVTLTRGFWLRLLQQEAGLMDMIGSEDFAIEGDRLALLGFFAMLEQPQADFPVVTP